A window of Planctomycetaceae bacterium contains these coding sequences:
- a CDS encoding methyltransferase domain-containing protein, whose amino-acid sequence MLSTKSGIDSFACHDTLVKRLCQVSLLVLLILPTGQGASADEKPRNPVVPSDNVGALATLDAPAEDQSRVPADINKEFLSPDLNPEEWLKRFEIESREVFAGRKSVIRAIGLKKGSAIADVGSGTGLYLGLFSREVGESGRVYAVDISPRLIEHIQRRVKADELNNVRVIQSEEKSARLLPESVDFVFVCDTYHHFEYYPEMLQSIRAGLKPGGQLVLVDFNRIPGVSRDWLLTHVRAGKGTVKDEVVAAGFEFVEEVKIPEFHENYFLRFRRPTASSEE is encoded by the coding sequence ATGCTATCCACGAAATCCGGAATTGACAGTTTCGCTTGTCACGACACTCTCGTAAAACGTCTATGTCAGGTGTCCCTGCTGGTCCTCTTGATTTTACCGACCGGTCAGGGTGCATCTGCCGATGAAAAACCCCGAAATCCTGTCGTTCCGTCAGACAACGTCGGAGCGTTGGCAACTCTTGATGCCCCGGCCGAAGATCAATCCAGGGTTCCTGCTGATATCAATAAGGAATTTCTCAGTCCGGATTTGAATCCGGAGGAGTGGCTGAAACGATTCGAAATCGAAAGCCGGGAAGTATTCGCGGGGCGGAAATCTGTGATTCGAGCGATTGGGCTGAAAAAGGGTAGTGCGATCGCGGACGTAGGGAGCGGGACTGGACTCTATCTTGGACTATTCTCCCGGGAAGTTGGGGAGAGCGGTCGAGTCTACGCCGTCGATATTTCCCCGCGTCTGATCGAGCATATTCAGCGCCGCGTCAAAGCTGATGAGCTCAACAACGTCCGAGTGATCCAGTCGGAAGAGAAATCTGCCAGACTGTTGCCGGAGAGCGTTGATTTCGTCTTTGTCTGCGATACCTATCATCACTTCGAATACTATCCGGAAATGCTGCAGTCCATTCGGGCGGGTTTGAAACCCGGCGGGCAGCTGGTGCTTGTGGATTTCAACAGAATTCCCGGAGTTTCACGCGACTGGCTACTCACCCATGTCCGAGCTGGCAAAGGAACCGTGAAAGACGAAGTTGTAGCGGCTGGGTTTGAATTCGTGGAAGAAGTCAAGATCCCGGAATTCCACGAAAACTACTTCCTTCGGTTTCGGCGACCGACAGCATCGAGTGAAGAATGA
- a CDS encoding DUF1207 domain-containing protein has protein sequence METRTQIHLELLAFRDTALRTLAMIALWWLVVSQCPGGESPTAIAGQPVNPGPRVDPGQTAGNSKGPVDANAPQLLKEPAPTSAFAFPPEAESSPLVDSILDQRGTTRLDYFPSLAERSNDSRVPVDQTSLSQIIPETTNEVLPTHGTHTNFVSFRQLFDDPAKYSPCETGWQLLPDGLLYKTYLAGYKEPRIQYTNLFDTHSKRRVTEAVLGGRVGIVRYGTFGANNPQGFQLDLDGAVFARVLPDEVSTMLEGADFRVGLTGTWRHGPLAARTGYYHISSHVGDEFLLANPMFNRINYVRDSLLFGLSYDVNSDITVYSELGAAPGTQGGAKMFELQFGGQYTPIATRPSNGAPYVGIHTHLREEFNFNGSLNVVAGWGWQGPTSRRRLRVGMMYYTGPSMQFSFFDRYENLLGGGIWFDY, from the coding sequence GTGGAAACCCGTACGCAGATTCATCTGGAATTGCTCGCCTTTCGGGATACGGCGCTGCGTACACTCGCCATGATCGCTCTTTGGTGGCTGGTCGTTTCTCAATGCCCTGGCGGCGAGTCACCGACGGCCATTGCCGGGCAACCAGTGAATCCCGGGCCGCGAGTTGATCCGGGGCAGACAGCGGGAAATTCGAAGGGGCCCGTCGATGCAAACGCTCCGCAGTTGCTCAAAGAACCTGCGCCGACTTCCGCATTCGCGTTTCCGCCTGAAGCTGAATCATCGCCACTGGTCGATTCCATCCTGGACCAACGTGGAACCACTCGACTGGACTATTTCCCGTCACTGGCGGAACGCTCGAACGATTCTCGGGTTCCTGTTGACCAGACATCGTTGAGTCAGATCATTCCCGAAACGACCAATGAGGTCCTTCCGACTCACGGGACACATACGAATTTCGTTTCGTTTCGGCAGCTCTTTGATGATCCGGCCAAATACAGTCCCTGCGAAACCGGATGGCAGCTACTTCCGGACGGGCTGCTCTACAAAACTTATCTGGCAGGCTACAAAGAACCGCGAATTCAGTACACGAATCTTTTCGACACGCATTCGAAGCGGCGTGTGACAGAAGCAGTTTTAGGTGGTCGTGTAGGCATCGTTCGCTATGGAACTTTTGGAGCGAACAATCCTCAGGGATTCCAACTGGATCTGGACGGAGCTGTGTTTGCTCGCGTACTGCCGGATGAAGTGAGCACCATGCTGGAAGGAGCGGACTTTCGGGTGGGGCTTACCGGAACCTGGCGACATGGTCCATTAGCTGCTCGAACAGGTTACTATCATATCAGCAGTCACGTTGGTGACGAATTCCTGCTGGCCAATCCGATGTTCAATCGCATCAACTACGTACGAGACTCACTTTTGTTTGGTCTGAGTTATGATGTCAACAGTGACATCACTGTCTACAGCGAACTGGGCGCTGCGCCAGGGACCCAGGGCGGTGCGAAAATGTTTGAACTGCAGTTTGGTGGCCAGTACACGCCCATCGCGACTCGTCCCTCGAATGGCGCCCCCTATGTCGGTATCCACACACACCTCCGTGAAGAATTCAACTTCAATGGAAGTCTTAATGTCGTCGCTGGATGGGGATGGCAGGGGCCGACCAGTCGCCGCCGTCTTCGAGTGGGAATGATGTACTACACTGGACCGTCGATGCAATTCTCGTTTTTTGACCGCTATGAGAATCTGCTTGGCGGCGGTATCTGGTTCGATTACTAA
- a CDS encoding amino acid permease, which translates to MNQGSRQFGLVTLVCTVVAGMIGSGVFTTSGYSLASLGSAPIVLLAWFVAGLIALCGAVAYGDLARQLPESGGEYLYLSKRLHPLAGFVSGWISLTAGFSGPVALAAMTCETYAAPLVPLPNSVPPHSIAATIIILCGLGHSFLQMKTAKLQNAVVIVKLLGMGLFITVGSFWVSANGIQWQPIAQAQPSNILYEFASSVMWISFSYAGFNQAVYIASEAASPSVTVPKSLLLGTLATMIVYLLLNFLFLAGSASEEIAGQPEIATIASQRMGGDRLELLIRIVIIIATFSSVASMIMTGPRVYSRMALDGVFPAAFRSDRNGLPRSVLLQTGISLFLVYWSTLLELLQYLGTTLALSSALTVACLLLPTPADISKPRLPGLFAAVIYVAATLSFAVMMTVLYPARILGTVITLVVGVLFWWFVRKPSDGVSSHP; encoded by the coding sequence ATGAATCAGGGCTCTCGCCAGTTCGGCCTGGTCACCCTGGTCTGTACTGTTGTGGCAGGGATGATCGGTTCAGGCGTTTTTACCACGTCTGGCTATTCGCTGGCCTCTCTTGGTTCTGCTCCGATCGTTCTGCTGGCATGGTTCGTTGCCGGTCTCATCGCCCTGTGCGGCGCAGTCGCATACGGTGATCTGGCACGCCAGCTGCCGGAATCAGGTGGAGAATACCTGTACCTGTCGAAAAGATTGCATCCCCTTGCCGGGTTTGTCTCTGGCTGGATCTCGCTGACGGCTGGATTCAGCGGTCCGGTCGCTCTGGCGGCCATGACCTGCGAGACCTACGCAGCGCCATTGGTTCCATTGCCCAATTCGGTTCCGCCACACTCAATTGCCGCGACCATCATCATTCTTTGTGGTCTCGGGCACTCGTTTCTGCAGATGAAAACGGCCAAACTCCAGAATGCGGTCGTCATTGTCAAGCTGCTGGGAATGGGTTTGTTCATCACCGTCGGCTCATTCTGGGTCAGTGCGAATGGAATCCAGTGGCAGCCCATTGCGCAAGCCCAGCCGTCCAATATTCTTTATGAATTTGCATCATCTGTGATGTGGATCTCGTTCAGCTATGCTGGTTTCAATCAGGCGGTATATATCGCCTCTGAAGCGGCGTCTCCATCGGTGACAGTGCCGAAAAGTCTCTTGCTCGGCACGCTTGCAACGATGATTGTCTATTTGCTGCTGAACTTCCTTTTTCTCGCAGGTAGTGCTTCGGAAGAAATCGCCGGACAGCCGGAAATCGCGACGATCGCCTCACAACGTATGGGCGGCGACAGGCTCGAGCTGCTGATTCGCATCGTGATTATCATTGCCACGTTTTCATCCGTCGCCAGCATGATTATGACGGGCCCGCGTGTCTATAGCCGAATGGCGCTGGATGGAGTATTTCCAGCCGCGTTCCGATCAGACCGCAACGGACTGCCCCGCTCGGTACTCCTTCAAACAGGGATCTCGCTGTTTCTGGTCTATTGGTCCACTCTGCTGGAACTCCTTCAGTACCTCGGGACAACTCTGGCCCTGTCTTCTGCACTGACGGTTGCCTGTCTTCTGTTGCCGACCCCTGCCGATATCTCAAAACCGCGACTGCCCGGTCTGTTTGCTGCGGTGATTTATGTTGCAGCAACCCTGTCTTTTGCGGTGATGATGACCGTACTTTACCCGGCTCGCATTCTGGGGACAGTGATCACACTGGTCGTGGGCGTTCTGTTCTGGTGGTTCGTGCGAAAACCCAGTGATGGGGTGAGCAGCCATCCCTGA